In a single window of the Flavivirga spongiicola genome:
- a CDS encoding CcoQ/FixQ family Cbb3-type cytochrome c oxidase assembly chaperone, with the protein MLKFVKNHMESITGIEIYPMISLLIFFIFFVALFWWVITAKKDYIKTVSNIPLDNNQNDDIS; encoded by the coding sequence ATGTTAAAATTTGTAAAAAACCATATGGAGAGTATTACAGGTATCGAAATTTATCCGATGATCTCTTTACTCATCTTTTTCATATTTTTTGTAGCCCTTTTTTGGTGGGTCATTACTGCTAAAAAAGATTATATAAAAACCGTAAGCAATATTCCATTAGACAACAATCAAAACGACGATATATCATGA
- a CDS encoding cyclase family protein gives MKTLTFYLLLSLTLIACNSKTSSTEKTNNTTTPKKNLQKSIIDLSHTYSDETIYWVTSQEFKLDTVYNGHTDKGYYYSANNFCTAEHGGTHIDAPIHFIENGQTVDEIPLEKLIGNAVKIDVYSKAINNPDYSVSIDDLKAWETSQKTKIPDESIVLLQTGFSKYYPDKIKYLGTDKRGEDAVKLLHFPGLSPDAAKWLVENRNIKSIGIDTPSIDYGQSHSFESHIILLGKNIPVFENLTNLGKLPLDGFEVIALPMKIEGGSGAPLRIIAMVNEEQK, from the coding sequence ATGAAAACACTTACTTTTTACCTCCTATTATCTTTGACCTTAATTGCTTGTAATAGCAAAACCTCTTCTACAGAAAAAACCAATAACACGACGACACCCAAAAAAAACTTACAAAAAAGCATCATTGATTTATCGCATACCTATTCTGATGAGACTATTTATTGGGTAACCTCTCAAGAATTTAAATTGGATACCGTTTACAACGGACATACGGATAAAGGGTATTATTATTCCGCTAACAATTTTTGTACTGCAGAACATGGAGGCACTCATATAGATGCTCCAATTCACTTTATTGAAAATGGTCAAACGGTAGATGAAATTCCTCTTGAAAAATTAATTGGAAATGCCGTCAAGATTGATGTGTATTCAAAAGCCATTAACAATCCAGACTATTCAGTAAGCATAGATGACCTTAAAGCTTGGGAAACAAGTCAGAAAACTAAAATTCCAGACGAAAGTATTGTTTTATTACAAACGGGCTTCTCAAAATACTACCCAGATAAAATTAAATATTTAGGGACGGATAAACGTGGGGAAGATGCCGTTAAGTTATTGCACTTTCCCGGACTTTCTCCAGATGCTGCCAAATGGCTAGTAGAAAATCGTAATATTAAATCTATTGGTATTGACACCCCTAGTATTGATTATGGTCAATCTCACTCTTTTGAGAGTCATATTATACTTCTAGGGAAAAATATTCCTGTTTTCGAAAACCTCACTAATCTTGGTAAATTACCATTAGATGGATTTGAAGTCATTGCTTTACCAATGAAAATTGAAGGAGGATCTGGCGCTCCTTTAAGAATAATAGCTATGGTAAATGAGGAACAAAAGTAA
- a CDS encoding cbb3-type cytochrome c oxidase N-terminal domain-containing protein: MRKLIPSWIRVPIVFFIIFGAVEFFIDSGDKPAFIEYPTVSLFLLLVLLILIAIEAIVGALENVMLHRLDEEAKARFLEEKEKQYQFTWLKNAYIKLLGQKPLDEEGEIILDHNYDGIKELDNNLPPWWLYGFYISIVFAAVYLLKYHVFNGDTQIDELETELAEARTAIEAYKKTAKDLVDINTVTLLTEAADLSAGKSIFETTCVACHMADGGGGIGPNLTDQNWILGGDIKSVFRTVSEGGRSGKGMIAWKQQLKPLEIAQVSSYVLTFQGTTPANPKAPEGDIWVDENAEILESN, from the coding sequence ATGAGAAAATTAATCCCATCCTGGATACGAGTTCCAATTGTGTTCTTTATTATTTTTGGAGCTGTAGAATTCTTTATAGACTCAGGTGATAAACCTGCTTTTATAGAATATCCTACCGTTTCATTATTCTTATTGCTAGTACTTCTTATTTTAATCGCTATTGAAGCCATTGTTGGTGCATTAGAAAATGTGATGCTTCATAGATTAGATGAAGAAGCTAAAGCGCGATTTTTAGAAGAAAAAGAAAAGCAATATCAATTTACGTGGTTAAAAAATGCATATATAAAACTTCTTGGGCAAAAGCCTCTTGATGAAGAAGGAGAAATTATTTTAGACCACAATTACGATGGTATAAAAGAACTCGACAATAACTTACCACCGTGGTGGTTATACGGCTTCTACATCTCTATTGTTTTTGCTGCTGTCTATTTATTGAAATATCATGTTTTTAATGGCGATACTCAAATTGATGAATTAGAAACCGAACTAGCAGAAGCAAGAACTGCTATTGAAGCTTATAAAAAAACGGCTAAAGATTTAGTAGATATAAATACGGTTACATTGCTAACCGAAGCTGCCGACTTAAGCGCAGGTAAATCTATTTTCGAAACCACTTGCGTAGCTTGTCATATGGCTGATGGAGGCGGTGGTATTGGCCCAAATTTAACCGACCAAAATTGGATCTTAGGTGGCGATATAAAAAGTGTATTTAGAACAGTTTCTGAAGGTGGGCGTTCTGGTAAAGGTATGATTGCCTGGAAGCAGCAACTAAAACCATTAGAAATAGCACAAGTATCAAGCTATGTTTTAACATTTCAAGGTACAACACCTGCCAATCCTAAAGCACCAGAAGGTGATATATGGGTAGATGAAAATGCTGAAATATTAGAATCTAATTGA
- a CDS encoding YceI family protein translates to MKRIITLLIVISIGITSCKQEKKETKTDVPTQVEATEKFVVKPEATSVKWTAYKTTEKKGVAGEFAILNFENKEGASPQEALNNLSFSIPVSSLFTKDETRDAKLKEFFFGAMLDTELLKGTIKYANNICVASITMNGVTNDLPLEVSITDGRRVSMTGTMDLKNWDALGALESISKACFDLHKGPDGVSKTWEDVAIEVSTFLRKS, encoded by the coding sequence ATGAAAAGAATAATCACCTTATTAATTGTTATTTCTATAGGAATAACTTCATGTAAACAAGAAAAAAAAGAAACAAAAACGGATGTACCAACCCAGGTAGAGGCAACAGAAAAATTTGTAGTTAAACCTGAGGCAACATCAGTAAAATGGACCGCTTATAAGACCACTGAGAAAAAGGGGGTAGCCGGTGAATTTGCTATTTTAAATTTTGAAAATAAAGAAGGGGCTTCACCTCAAGAAGCTTTAAACAATTTAAGCTTCTCAATTCCTGTTAGTAGTTTATTTACTAAAGATGAAACTCGTGATGCAAAATTAAAAGAATTTTTCTTTGGGGCTATGCTAGATACCGAGCTTTTAAAAGGTACCATTAAGTATGCTAATAATATATGCGTTGCTTCAATTACTATGAATGGTGTTACTAACGATTTACCATTAGAGGTTAGTATAACTGATGGCAGACGTGTAAGTATGACCGGTACAATGGATCTTAAAAATTGGGATGCTTTAGGAGCTTTAGAGTCAATTAGTAAAGCCTGTTTTGATTTACACAAAGGGCCTGATGGCGTTAGTAAAACTTGGGAAGATGTGGCTATAGAAGTCAGTACTTTTCTTCGTAAAAGTTAA
- a CDS encoding methyltransferase domain-containing protein, which yields MRRSKSKIDVFNKETLKFVQKFITNKGLRILEVGCGSGDFAVELMKTGIALTALDTDKSAVVSAINKGVPAKHLDFLSFNDAPFDIIIFTRSLHHIHNLKEALEHSKLLLKKKGKLIIEDFDLEEVDLKTSRWYYDTISILSTIYREDKFSNDIKDPIKAWKDDHYHEPPLHTGKKMIKNIEENFKIIKIERNAYLYRSICNLVGEHETEYDVTKKILEIEKGLIANRLILPNGLRIVAEN from the coding sequence ATGAGAAGAAGCAAATCAAAAATTGATGTATTCAATAAAGAAACCCTCAAGTTTGTTCAAAAATTTATAACAAACAAAGGTTTACGAATTCTTGAAGTAGGTTGTGGCTCTGGTGATTTTGCCGTTGAGCTTATGAAAACTGGAATAGCTCTTACTGCTTTAGATACTGATAAAAGCGCAGTTGTATCAGCCATAAACAAGGGAGTACCGGCCAAACATCTTGATTTTTTATCTTTTAATGATGCTCCATTTGATATCATTATATTTACCCGTTCACTTCATCATATTCACAATCTTAAAGAGGCTTTAGAACATTCAAAATTACTACTGAAAAAGAAAGGTAAATTAATTATTGAAGATTTTGACCTTGAAGAAGTGGATTTAAAGACATCCAGATGGTACTATGACACTATTTCAATCTTATCTACAATCTATCGAGAAGACAAGTTTTCAAATGACATCAAAGACCCCATCAAAGCATGGAAAGATGATCATTACCACGAACCACCATTGCATACAGGAAAAAAAATGATAAAAAACATTGAGGAAAACTTTAAAATAATTAAGATTGAACGAAATGCATATCTATACCGATCCATTTGTAATTTAGTAGGAGAGCATGAAACAGAATATGATGTTACCAAAAAGATTCTGGAAATAGAAAAAGGGTTGATAGCCAACCGTTTAATTTTACCAAATGGTTTGCGTATTGTGGCTGAAAATTAA
- a CDS encoding YdeI/OmpD-associated family protein, with the protein MKKIYSVEEYIEEHAHFSEALILLRDIINRTESVETIKWNAPVYTINNKNVLGLGAFKNHFGIWFFNGVFLKDKHNLLVNAQENKTKALRQMRFESVSDIDKDIILDYVKEAIENQKLGKEIKPDRNKKETVIPKELNNLLIKNKDLKNSFESLSPYKQREYCEYVDSAKREATKQTRLEKITPMILQNMGLNDKYKNC; encoded by the coding sequence ATGAAAAAAATCTATTCTGTTGAAGAATATATTGAGGAACATGCTCATTTTAGTGAGGCACTAATTTTGTTACGAGATATTATTAACAGGACTGAATCTGTCGAAACCATAAAATGGAATGCGCCTGTCTATACTATAAATAATAAGAATGTTTTAGGTTTAGGCGCATTTAAAAATCATTTTGGTATTTGGTTTTTTAATGGTGTATTTCTAAAAGACAAACACAACTTACTTGTAAATGCTCAGGAAAATAAAACGAAAGCGCTAAGGCAAATGCGTTTTGAATCTGTTTCAGATATTGATAAGGATATTATTTTAGATTACGTTAAAGAAGCTATTGAAAATCAAAAGTTAGGCAAAGAAATAAAACCTGATCGCAATAAAAAAGAGACTGTCATTCCCAAGGAATTAAATAATCTATTAATAAAAAATAAGGATTTAAAAAATAGCTTTGAATCTTTATCTCCATACAAACAGCGAGAATATTGTGAGTATGTCGATAGTGCAAAACGGGAAGCGACCAAACAAACTCGCTTAGAAAAAATCACACCCATGATTTTACAAAACATGGGTTTAAACGATAAATATAAAAACTGTTAA
- a CDS encoding AraC family transcriptional regulator yields MKKNATNIEQYHLHKGYPEKLQFEVFNLKDYLAINGAHAQLPHSHSFYQILWIYNEGGVHFIDFDAHLVKANSIFFISKNQIHFFDKDANHEGVLIHFNESFLMQSDVDIFLKYNVFNNQGKPCYCITEEIIDLANSYIHLIKKEKAKAKGFGHQQVIRYLLKSLLIVLERAHRQNVEENIRLTSQYELQYLQFRELIEQYYKKNYTVSDYANLLHISTKTLTTITKTITTKPPSVLISERVILEAERLLAFTSLKVNEIAYELGFEDASYFVKYFKRYLKKSPTQYRALIFNV; encoded by the coding sequence TTGAAAAAGAATGCTACAAATATTGAACAGTACCATCTTCATAAAGGATATCCTGAAAAACTTCAATTTGAAGTTTTTAATTTAAAAGATTATTTAGCGATTAATGGTGCACATGCGCAATTACCACATTCGCATAGCTTTTATCAGATTTTATGGATTTATAATGAAGGTGGTGTTCATTTTATAGATTTTGACGCGCATTTAGTAAAAGCTAATTCTATATTCTTTATTTCTAAAAATCAAATACATTTTTTTGATAAAGATGCTAATCATGAAGGAGTGCTCATTCATTTTAATGAAAGTTTTTTAATGCAATCTGATGTCGATATTTTTCTAAAATATAATGTGTTTAATAATCAAGGTAAACCTTGTTATTGCATTACAGAAGAGATTATTGATTTGGCTAATTCTTATATTCATCTTATAAAGAAAGAGAAAGCTAAAGCAAAGGGTTTTGGACACCAGCAAGTTATTAGATATTTATTAAAATCGTTGCTTATTGTTTTAGAGAGAGCACACCGTCAAAATGTAGAAGAAAATATTCGTTTAACTAGTCAATATGAATTACAATATTTACAGTTTCGAGAGTTAATAGAACAATATTATAAAAAAAATTATACGGTTAGTGACTATGCCAATTTATTGCATATTTCTACTAAAACACTTACAACGATTACAAAGACGATCACGACAAAACCTCCTTCAGTCTTAATATCAGAGCGTGTTATTTTAGAAGCAGAGCGTTTATTAGCCTTTACATCATTAAAAGTTAATGAAATTGCCTATGAATTAGGATTTGAAGATGCTTCGTATTTTGTAAAGTATTTTAAAAGATATCTTAAAAAATCGCCAACTCAGTACAGGGCATTAATTTTTAATGTTTAA
- a CDS encoding universal stress protein — protein MKKIIVPIDFSEHSEYALSTAAKLAKEHDAELLALHMLEMSEVMLTAGGEQPQKIIYFLKLAEQRFEDFLKKDYLKDIKVTPIIKHFKVFSEVNEIAKKYDADLIVMGSHGASGVKEFFIGSNTERVVRNADIPVLVVKNNVSQVNFEVVAYACDFSEDSIEAYLNAVKMFDKMGSKLYLVYVNLPNDQFKNSSEIEKLAVNFFTKADGNLDRMDAVHYTSDYTVEDGILSSSIKIGADLIAIPTHGRKGLSHFFQGSVGEDVANHSTLPVITFKI, from the coding sequence ATGAAGAAGATTATTGTACCAATAGATTTTTCTGAACATTCAGAATATGCTTTAAGTACAGCAGCAAAGCTGGCTAAAGAGCATGATGCTGAATTGTTAGCGTTGCATATGTTAGAAATGTCTGAAGTTATGCTTACTGCAGGAGGAGAACAACCTCAAAAAATAATTTATTTTTTAAAATTAGCAGAACAAAGATTTGAAGATTTTCTTAAAAAAGATTATCTAAAAGATATTAAAGTAACACCAATTATTAAGCACTTTAAGGTGTTTAGCGAGGTTAATGAAATAGCAAAAAAGTATGACGCAGACCTTATTGTAATGGGGTCCCATGGAGCCAGTGGTGTTAAGGAGTTTTTTATTGGTTCTAATACAGAACGTGTTGTGCGAAATGCAGATATTCCGGTATTGGTAGTTAAGAATAATGTGTCTCAAGTTAATTTTGAGGTGGTTGCCTATGCATGCGATTTTTCAGAAGATTCCATTGAAGCTTATTTGAATGCTGTTAAAATGTTTGATAAGATGGGGTCTAAATTGTATTTGGTTTATGTGAATTTACCAAACGATCAATTTAAAAACTCTTCAGAAATAGAAAAGCTTGCTGTTAATTTTTTTACCAAAGCAGATGGAAATTTAGACAGAATGGATGCTGTTCATTATACTTCAGATTACACGGTTGAAGATGGTATTTTAAGTTCCTCAATTAAAATAGGAGCAGATTTAATTGCTATCCCAACACATGGAAGAAAAGGACTGTCCCATTTTTTCCAAGGAAGTGTAGGTGAAGACGTTGCAAATCATTCAACATTACCGGTAATAACATTTAAAATCTAG
- the ccoG gene encoding cytochrome c oxidase accessory protein CcoG: METPENETFRDSIGTVTEEGKRAWVFPKKPSGKFYKYRKWVSYGLLAFLLLSPFIKVNGNQFLMFNVLERRFNIFGFPFWPQDFHLFVISMIIGVIFITLFTVAFGRIFCGWICPQTIFMEMVFRRIEYWIEGDRGKQIRLSKQPWNAEKIRKKGLKLIIFLIISFIISNVFLAYLIGSDTLIRYITDGPLDHVSTLISLTIFTAVFYFVFAWFREQVCIIACPYGRLQGVLLDTKSVVVAYDHKRGEAEKGRKKFRKNEDRQALGHGDCIDCFQCVNVCPTGIDIRNGTQLECVNCTACIDECDHIMESINLPKGLIKYTSEDNIEKKTPFKLTARIKGYIVVLSILIGLLTGMLFLRNDVEANVLRLPGQLYEHKENNIISNVFTYKLVNKTTKDIENVSFKLMSHKGGLKLVATHDSFVVPSQGIAEGTLFIEINNSALSGDRNKVKIGVYTDDKLIETTTANFLGPRSYK; encoded by the coding sequence TTGGAAACGCCAGAAAACGAAACATTCAGAGATTCTATAGGTACAGTTACCGAAGAAGGTAAACGTGCCTGGGTATTTCCAAAAAAACCTAGCGGGAAATTTTATAAATACCGAAAGTGGGTAAGTTATGGGTTACTGGCCTTTTTATTACTGTCTCCTTTCATAAAAGTTAATGGGAATCAGTTTTTAATGTTCAATGTTTTAGAACGTCGTTTTAATATTTTTGGATTTCCATTCTGGCCGCAAGACTTTCATTTGTTTGTAATCTCGATGATTATTGGAGTCATTTTTATTACACTTTTCACTGTCGCGTTTGGTAGGATTTTCTGTGGATGGATTTGCCCTCAAACCATTTTTATGGAAATGGTTTTTCGTAGAATCGAATATTGGATTGAAGGTGATAGAGGGAAGCAAATAAGATTATCAAAACAACCATGGAATGCAGAAAAAATCAGAAAAAAAGGATTAAAACTAATTATATTTCTTATTATTTCTTTCATTATTTCCAATGTATTTTTAGCCTACTTAATTGGAAGCGATACCCTCATTCGTTATATAACCGATGGCCCTCTTGATCATGTAAGCACTCTTATTTCATTAACTATTTTTACAGCAGTATTTTATTTTGTTTTTGCATGGTTTAGAGAGCAAGTGTGTATTATTGCTTGCCCTTATGGAAGATTGCAAGGTGTACTTTTAGACACAAAATCTGTGGTTGTAGCATACGATCATAAACGTGGTGAAGCTGAAAAAGGCAGAAAGAAATTTAGAAAAAATGAAGACAGGCAGGCTTTAGGTCATGGAGATTGTATCGATTGTTTTCAATGTGTCAATGTATGTCCTACCGGAATTGATATTAGAAATGGCACACAACTGGAATGTGTAAACTGTACCGCTTGTATTGATGAATGTGACCATATTATGGAAAGCATTAATCTCCCAAAAGGCTTGATTAAATATACCAGTGAAGATAATATTGAAAAGAAAACACCTTTTAAATTAACAGCAAGGATAAAGGGCTACATTGTGGTTCTTTCTATTCTAATTGGCTTGCTAACTGGTATGCTATTTTTAAGAAATGATGTAGAAGCCAATGTATTAAGGTTACCTGGCCAATTGTACGAACATAAAGAGAATAATATAATAAGTAACGTTTTTACTTATAAATTAGTGAATAAGACTACTAAAGACATTGAAAATGTGAGTTTCAAATTGATGTCGCATAAAGGAGGTTTAAAACTAGTGGCTACACACGATAGTTTTGTAGTACCAAGCCAAGGGATTGCAGAAGGCACTTTATTTATTGAAATAAATAATTCGGCATTATCAGGTGATAGAAATAAAGTAAAGATAGGTGTATACACAGATGATAAATTAATTGAGACAACAACGGCTAATTTTTTAGGTCCTAGGAGTTATAAATAG
- a CDS encoding FixH family protein, with amino-acid sequence MKINWGTGIVIAFIGFISFIMYFIITMNVDDAYDHDLVTEDYYAEELEYQKDIDKLKNAKNLNENITYKKTAEGLIIQFPKAIGFKKITGKIFLYRPSNKHLDFDTTISLSKPNLLIPDNRLVDGRWNIKIDWQYNGIYYLFKESINY; translated from the coding sequence ATGAAAATAAACTGGGGAACAGGAATTGTGATTGCATTTATAGGTTTTATAAGCTTTATAATGTATTTTATTATAACCATGAATGTAGATGATGCTTATGATCATGATTTAGTGACAGAAGATTATTATGCCGAAGAACTAGAATATCAAAAAGATATTGATAAGTTAAAAAATGCTAAAAATTTAAACGAAAACATTACATATAAAAAAACTGCCGAAGGATTAATTATTCAATTTCCTAAGGCTATAGGCTTTAAAAAAATCACTGGAAAAATATTCCTATATAGACCATCTAACAAACATTTAGATTTTGATACTACTATTTCATTATCTAAACCCAATTTGCTCATACCTGACAATCGTTTGGTAGATGGTCGTTGGAATATTAAAATTGATTGGCAATATAATGGAATTTATTATTTATTTAAAGAATCTATTAATTATTAA
- a CDS encoding sulfite exporter TauE/SafE family protein, producing MLISAFILGLLGSFHCLGMCGPIAFMLPLDRTNAFKKVSQITIYHLGRLLAYSIIGLVFGLIGKSLYIFGFQQQLSIITGLLMILIVLIPQRTFNKYNFSKPIYKLISKVKSALGHALKKKTSDTFLTIGFLNGFLPCGLVYMALFGAIASGDTLKGSLYMAVFGLGTIPLMTAAIYFSNFLKGTARQKIQKAIPIFVVFIGCLFILRGLGLGIPYLSPAPVYDMVSNSIDCH from the coding sequence ATGCTAATTTCGGCATTCATATTAGGGCTTTTAGGAAGTTTTCACTGTTTAGGCATGTGTGGTCCCATTGCTTTTATGCTTCCTTTAGATCGAACAAATGCTTTTAAGAAGGTATCTCAAATCACTATTTACCATCTTGGTAGACTATTAGCTTACAGTATTATTGGTTTAGTTTTTGGGCTTATAGGTAAGAGCCTGTATATTTTTGGGTTTCAACAACAACTTTCTATTATCACTGGACTTTTAATGATTTTGATTGTTTTAATTCCACAAAGAACATTTAACAAATATAACTTCTCAAAACCTATTTACAAGCTTATCTCTAAAGTAAAATCTGCTTTGGGTCATGCTTTAAAAAAGAAAACTTCCGACACCTTTTTAACCATAGGTTTCTTAAACGGTTTTTTACCTTGCGGACTTGTTTATATGGCTTTATTTGGGGCTATTGCTAGTGGAGACACGTTAAAAGGGAGTCTCTATATGGCTGTTTTTGGTTTAGGGACTATTCCGTTAATGACGGCTGCTATTTACTTCAGCAACTTTTTAAAAGGAACCGCCAGACAAAAAATACAAAAAGCAATTCCTATTTTTGTTGTCTTTATTGGTTGTCTTTTTATTCTTCGCGGTTTAGGCCTTGGAATACCTTACCTCTCTCCAGCTCCTGTTTACGATATGGTTTCAAATAGTATTGATTGTCATTAA
- a CDS encoding SDR family NAD(P)-dependent oxidoreductase produces the protein MNKRALIIGGSSGIGRATAENLLNEGVEVHVVGTDSNKLKAFKTEANSNLFTHKVNITNKEEVESLKETIASFDNLDYLVNASGIFRPKAFLEHTKADYDSYLDLNRGFFFITQSVAKKMSETSGGAIVNVGSMWAKQSVKATPSSAYSMQKAGLHSLTQHLAMELANHKIRVNAVSPAVVETPVYESVFGGKEEAHNALQNFHGFHPIGRNGKAQDIADTISFLLSDKASWITGAIWDTDGGVMSGRN, from the coding sequence ATGAATAAAAGAGCATTAATAATAGGAGGAAGTAGTGGTATAGGAAGAGCTACTGCTGAAAATTTACTAAATGAAGGTGTGGAAGTACATGTAGTTGGTACTGATAGCAATAAGTTGAAAGCTTTTAAAACTGAAGCTAATTCAAATTTGTTCACGCATAAGGTTAATATAACCAATAAGGAAGAGGTTGAGAGCTTAAAAGAAACTATCGCGTCATTTGATAATTTGGATTACCTCGTAAATGCATCTGGTATTTTTAGACCTAAAGCTTTTTTAGAGCATACAAAAGCAGATTATGATTCTTATTTAGATTTAAATCGTGGCTTCTTTTTTATTACACAATCTGTAGCTAAAAAAATGTCTGAAACGTCTGGAGGTGCCATTGTAAATGTGGGTTCTATGTGGGCAAAACAGTCGGTAAAAGCAACACCTTCTTCTGCTTATTCTATGCAAAAAGCGGGATTACATAGCTTAACACAACATTTGGCTATGGAGTTAGCAAATCATAAAATTAGAGTAAATGCGGTGTCACCTGCAGTGGTTGAAACACCTGTTTACGAAAGTGTTTTTGGAGGTAAAGAAGAAGCACATAATGCCCTTCAGAATTTTCATGGTTTTCATCCCATAGGAAGGAACGGTAAAGCACAAGATATAGCGGATACGATTTCTTTTTTATTGTCTGATAAAGCATCATGGATAACAGGGGCTATTTGGGATACAGATGGAGGCGTCATGTCTGGTAGAAATTAA
- the hemN gene encoding oxygen-independent coproporphyrinogen III oxidase, which translates to MLNSLVNKYNIAGPRYTSYPTVPYWNDETFSLKKWKSSLIQSFKESNSEEGISLYIHLPYCESLCTFCGCNKRITKQHSVESPYITAVLKEWDLYLELFDVKPIIKELHLGGGTPTFFSPENLQRLIKGILKRSLLANDYEFSFEGHPNNTTREHLQALYDVGFRRVSYGVQDYNETVQKAIHRIQPFENVKRATDMARDIGYTSVGHDIIFGLPFQTLEHVKETILKTKALLPDRLAFYSYAHVPWIKGNGQRGFNDSDLPSAELKRQQYELGKQLLSEVGYREIGMDHFALTTDSLYESMVSGNLHRNFMGYTASKTQAMIGLGVSSISDSWYGFAQNVKSIEAYYDLLKDDILPVYRGHILNEEDLIIRKHILNLMCRFKTTWDQNNLDFDELSDVITRLKEMEVDGLLKISSNTIEITKKGQPFVRNICMAFDLLLQRKQPNTQLFSMTV; encoded by the coding sequence ATGTTAAATTCGTTAGTAAATAAATATAATATTGCTGGGCCTCGTTATACGAGTTATCCAACTGTTCCTTATTGGAATGATGAGACATTTTCTTTAAAAAAATGGAAATCGTCTTTAATACAATCCTTTAAAGAAAGTAATTCAGAAGAAGGTATAAGCCTTTATATTCACTTGCCATATTGCGAGAGTTTGTGTACGTTTTGTGGATGTAACAAACGTATTACAAAGCAACATAGTGTTGAGTCACCCTATATAACTGCTGTTTTAAAAGAGTGGGATTTATACTTAGAATTATTTGATGTAAAACCAATTATTAAAGAATTGCATTTAGGAGGCGGTACACCTACTTTTTTTAGTCCTGAAAATTTACAGCGATTGATTAAAGGTATTTTAAAACGCTCATTACTTGCGAATGACTATGAGTTTAGTTTTGAGGGCCACCCAAATAATACGACTCGAGAACACTTACAAGCGCTTTATGATGTTGGGTTTAGAAGGGTGAGCTATGGTGTTCAGGATTATAATGAAACGGTGCAAAAAGCAATTCATAGAATTCAACCCTTTGAAAATGTAAAACGGGCAACCGATATGGCTAGAGATATTGGCTATACTTCGGTTGGTCATGATATTATTTTTGGCTTACCGTTTCAAACTTTAGAACACGTAAAGGAAACTATTTTAAAAACAAAAGCATTACTACCAGATAGATTGGCATTTTATAGTTATGCTCATGTGCCATGGATTAAGGGGAATGGACAACGAGGATTTAATGATTCCGATTTGCCATCTGCTGAATTAAAAAGACAGCAATACGAATTGGGAAAACAATTACTGTCAGAAGTTGGTTATAGAGAAATAGGGATGGATCATTTTGCTCTAACAACAGATTCATTATATGAATCTATGGTAAGCGGTAATTTGCATCGAAATTTTATGGGCTATACAGCTTCGAAAACTCAGGCTATGATTGGTTTAGGTGTATCATCTATTAGTGATAGCTGGTATGGATTTGCTCAAAACGTTAAAAGTATTGAGGCCTACTATGATTTGTTAAAAGATGATATTTTACCAGTTTATAGAGGGCATATTCTCAATGAAGAAGATTTAATTATAAGAAAGCATATTCTTAACCTAATGTGCCGTTTTAAGACAACCTGGGATCAAAACAATCTCGATTTTGATGAATTATCGGATGTTATTACCAGATTAAAAGAAATGGAAGTAGATGGATTGCTCAAGATTAGTTCAAATACCATTGAGATCACTAAAAAAGGCCAACCATTTGTTAGAAACATTTGTATGGCTTTTGATTTATTATTACAAAGAAAACAACCAAACACCCAGTTGTTTTCTATGACGGTTTAA